The Dreissena polymorpha isolate Duluth1 chromosome 8, UMN_Dpol_1.0, whole genome shotgun sequence genome includes the window AAAGAACTCTCTAAAAGAAATTAATGGTATGAATTAAAAAAGTCGTATTTGCTAGAACAGTGGAAAAGAGGGCCAAATGCTAAGGGGCGCTCACATAAGAACCATGTGAACTTAACTGACCTGATCTGCTGTCCATTTCTAACCCTCATGACAACGTTTTCATTTTGGCAGAAACATTATTGGAAGatatgttcagaccaagtttgaaAATTAGGCAAATAATATTGCTTCTGATGGGTTGTTTATACTTAATGAAAACTGCATCACCTGCCAGCAGACAGGGCTTTAACGGAATCAAGTCACATAATTCAGACTTACTGGATAATGGGAAATATTTCAGAAGAATCTTTCCATCAAAGaacaatgtttatgtatattattAAACCTTGGTCACATAACGGAGAGCTACTCTTAGGCACAACCAATTGGTTTACCAATGCGATTCTCTCTTAAGAAATACAGCCAAATTTTCAAAACGTCACTTTTTTAGTTATACGGTAAAAAGGATTGGAAAGATTGCAAACAGCTCCTTacataacaattattttgattGAAAGGTCATATAAATTTTACATGAAAGGATTTCTGTTATAACTGGGCTTGTATTATGTGATTTTCTGGGGACAAGATGAAGTAATGGGAAAATTAAATTGGAGTAATATGAATCGAAACTTgggttgttatttatttttctgactccataatcatcatcattatcctcctcatcatcatcctcatcattattataatcataattatcATAAAACACAACAGCTTCAACAACACACAATTTAGTTATTACTTAATAAGTTGTACTCGCGTGATAACAAAGCTGCATCAACATGTGTACAAAGCTTGCACATTTGCTAAGTTTAAAACGAATCCCGTTGCAGCCATATTGTTTTCGAAATACTAGAAATACTAGaataggaacattttgaacaCATGTTCTGAACAAGCTCTATAAAGATCTGACAAAAACGtgatttttaaagtgttcactGTGTTTTATCGAAGTTGTATAAGTAAAAAATGCCCAACCCTCCCCTTGTAGGCCATTTTTGAATCCACTGTAAAGATTTTTAAACTTGACTATTGTGAACAAATTCAATTCAGATATGGCTAAAATTGTGACTacaagtgttcacaaagtttcacttctatagccatagaaggataACTACACCGTCCTTGGCGGTTATTATTTTCAATGGACCGacaccattttcaaactttgtCCAGTTATCATCAAAAAAGAAAGGTTCTGcacaagttttatgatgattatgCACACAACTTTACTACAGAGAGTTCACAACCATTTAAAGTAAGCTGCCCTGTTTCTTACTtttaatttgtttgcatttgtatttcattttaattgacAACGTTCTTAATACCATGCGACACAGTTACACGTAGATTGCAATGAATGCCACCTGTAAATTGTTCACACGCCTCTCCTTTTTTGACCCaacgtatttattaaatatttggttcTAAATATTCATATGTAGAAAGTAGTTACGAGTTAAGGCAGTATTAAGACTCTTCCACTGGAGATGCAAATCTGTTGCTTACTaatgtaagtacatgtaaacaCATTATATTTGAACTTGTTTTTCTCAAAGCTCAGATGGCTCGAAGTTTTCTTGTTTCTCTTCACCCTTCatgctattttaaaataatttgatcaacattcaattaatgtaaacattgtaagAATTAGTAAATGTCAAATGAGGGATATCTCTGGTAATTTGAACGTTTAAAAAGTTCGGTAGCGTTCTTATTTTAAAATAGACaataattgaatataaaataatgaaactTCAAGTGACGTACTTTTCACATTTTACAAAGTCTACTAGAATGATGATAAACTTGGTCTACTATAACTTTAACAATCGTGTTATGAGTATTGTGACGTTTAGGgcaatttatttgtaaaattatttgtatgATTCTTATTTGAGTAAGACTTTATAATAATTGTTAAGAGCAATCGCATATGACCAGGTAATGCATTAATTTGAATGAAAGGTCATGATTCCATATATTTTTGATGTTAACAATTATGTATATTTAGAACATAAACCATTCAAACTTAATTGACAGGTACATTTAAGAGGGGGAACACCCAGTATTTATGTATTCACAagttataaatgaaaacaaaatctatttaattagcttatttttgaataaaaaaaacgtgataaatttattaaaaaacttttaaaacatattgtgATTATCATTTTAGTTATTTTATCAATGCTGTAGGAAGAATTTTAAAACTATCATTTAGTATTAAATAATCAACATATCAGGAATTATTTTGTAGAATATACTTAACATAGGACAAGTTTTACACATTACGTATATGTTGCACATTAGTTAAGGTTATCTTCATGATATCATCAAGTTTGACTGCATTATCAACAGACCATTACAATGTACATTGCATCTAAAATGCCATTACTATAAATGttctaaaaatttaatatttcactTTTCACACAAGTATTTCGCTTATATTAAACATTCCAACGATGGTTATATTCTTGTTAATATTGTAGCAGACTGATATTGGATAGCTCTCAACATCAGTCTCAGTGGCAAGTGTATCTAGTTTTCTTCTTCCTTCTCTGTCCACTTGTATGATGGTTTGGGAAGTGAGCCCACAGACCAACACTCCTCCTGCAGTTGTAACATGGTCACACCATGGATATTGTAGTTGAGGATCAATGAAGGTGAATAACAGGGTCCTATTTGGGGACAGTGTGAGCAGCCTGTGATGGTCGCTGTTTATGATATAGATCCTGTCAGCAATTGAACTCAGAACACACTTCCACACTGAAAACAAGAACAAATACAGTAATGCAATATTAAACAGAATAATTTTCTCAATGTGTTATTAATGAAAAAACCAACAACTTCCCAGTGGTCTTATACATGACTTAATTCACTCAGTACACGAACTTTGTGGCTAAATTATTATGCAATATAACtccaaattgtgtttttttaaaccacaATTTATAGATAAAGATTTGTGAAATAGTACATAGCTTTTGGGGTATGCTTGCATCGTAATGACCGACTTCAGGGTACAAACATTACATTCTAAACTTTCAACAATCAACAACAATCAACAATACAAGGATTTTCTACAATCCTAGTATGATCCGTACTTGTCCTTTTTATGTAGGTTTAACTTAATAAACAGTGTGAGTTTGTCATGAATTGTTTCCTTTATTACCGTAGTACATTCGTTCGTGtctttaaataaacacattttcaaacatgttgtaaatgttttatttgatttttcgGCATACCTGTTTGACTTTTTTTATAACACCAGCAGACCCGAATTTATAAATTTCattcattccattggctgatttgagcataatcccccgGAACATTAGCAACATCACCGCATCTATGTAGTATAGGATGTTTCACTATTCAATGCCTGCCTGTCAATCGCATACCCTTTTAGGACATTCCCCCAAAAGGGCTGCTTTTCAATTAGAGCATATACAGATGACAATTAACCAAGGCAATAGTTCTAGCAATTGATTTTAAGTGATATGGCTTTGATGAAATGCTTTTACTCTAAATGACCTCTTTaaacctaagaagtttcatgtttatagtTGTTGAGACATGCCCCAGACAAACAAAACTGACAGCTGGATGGTCAGGCAGAAAAGATGATGCCAGTCTAATCCCCTTTGCAACTTCGCTAAGTATGAGGTATCAACATCAATTTTAGTACTTGTCTTCAGTGTTTAAATAATGCTTTTACCTGTGTCAGCACCTGATACGTCCTCGTAGATCTTTTTCACAAGTGTCCCATTCAGTCTGTAGTGGTACAGAGCAGTCCGTGAGCTGACATACAATACTCCTTGGTGATGTGAAATACCAAGAACATCATGCTGTAATGGAAACTTCCTTTTGTTCACAAGCTTCCAATTGCTTACAGAAATAAACTGGACACTGCTTGTCTGATCGTCTCTCACAGTGACTGCCACTTCATTGCATGTAATATGACATATGTCCCATAGAGAACCAGACACAGTGCAGTGGCTGACTACATTGTACTGTTGGTCTAACAGCTTCACTCTCTTAGTCAATTGATCTGCAATAACAATCTGGCCACTAGGGAGACTACAGATGCCTGTGATCTTGCAAGTCTGACTAAAGTCACTTGATATGCGCGTATCATGCTCTGAATTCTCTTTCAAAGTGATCACCTTGTCTGGATTCAATTGAAATGCCATTGACTGCCTTCCCATTACAATCTTCCACAGACCCCACTGTTTCCCTAAGAACTTTTCAATGTCAGTGTTTGCCAGAACAATTATTGAACGTTCAATGTTAACACAGTTCCCCTTAAGATATTTTTCTGACTCCTGAATTTTGTCCAGACATTTCCTGCCAGCTATAAACGAGAGCCCCTCTGTATTCGTCTTATCATCAAGATCCTGAACAGCTTCACTTAATTGTTTCAGTTCATTTTTTAGTTTGTTGCAGTTGTCTACGTCTTTCTTGATGGTGGCTTTCAGTGCAATCCTTGCGTCTTCAAGTTCTTTTGTAGTAATAGTTTCTAATTCATCTAAAGAAGCGTTGAATTTCTGATGTTTTGAAGTTGTTCAATTAATGCATAATCCACAAAGATAATATTGCTCTCTCTAGTACTTTGAAGTTGTTTCAGTTCTTCAAAAGCAGTTTCAATCTCATCTGCAAACTGCTGCAAATCTGTTGAGAAACGTTTACTTGTCTCTTATAAAAGTGTCACCGCCTTACACTGTCTGAAACCACAACATCaataattatcatcatttgaAACACTTTAAAACAACCAGACTAAACTAACGTTAAAATTAAACAAGCAATACAGGTGTCCCCTACAGTTGAAAACACATATCAAATAGAGATTGTCCATATTTCCATTAATCTGTACATGCCTATTGTTTCTTCATCAATACAAATGTTCATTTGTCACAGCAGTGTTAAGATATGTTTAACATTGATCGCCCAGAAAAGTGATGAACATAAGTCTCACATTTCCCTTCatgtacatatcaagtttcatgagcatATATTGTGCACTTTGTAATATATTGCAGTATTTAGTGGTATACTATTTGAAATAACGGTCAGCTTACATTTAATCTCatgaaaagtatttttttcagcTTGCTTATGAACAGACAAATGG containing:
- the LOC127841842 gene encoding uncharacterized protein LOC127841842, encoding MGRQSMAFQLNPDKVITLKENSEHDTRISSDFSQTCKITGICSLPSGQIVIADQLTKRVKLLDQQYNVVSHCTVSGSLWDICHITCNEVAVTVRDDQTSSVQFISVSNWKLVNKRKFPLQHDVLGISHHQGVLYVSSRTALYHYRLNGTLVKKIYEDVSGADTVWKCVLSSIADRIYIINSDHHRLLTLSPNRTLLFTFIDPQLQYPWCDHVTTAGGVLVCGLTSQTIIQVDREGRRKLDTLATETDVESYPISVCYNINKNITIVGMFNISEILV